The following coding sequences are from one Candidatus Kinetoplastibacterium galatii TCC219 window:
- the pyrH gene encoding UMP kinase gives MYNKQYKRVLLKLSGEALMGDDSFGINRSTILCITEEILKVIELGVELAIVIGGGNIFRGVAPGAQGMDRATADYMGMMATIMNALALQDSLKCFGIDARVQSALNIDQVVEPYIRPKALRYLEEGKVVIFAAGTGNPFFTTDTAAALRGAEIGAEIVLKATKVDGIYSADPKKDPTATRYMHICFDEVIVRRIEVMDATAFALCRDQKLPINVFSIYKSSALKRVVIGENEGTLVHL, from the coding sequence ATGTACAATAAACAATATAAAAGAGTTTTGTTGAAACTTTCTGGTGAAGCACTTATGGGTGATGATTCCTTTGGAATAAATAGATCAACCATTTTGTGTATCACTGAAGAGATATTGAAGGTTATTGAGTTAGGTGTTGAATTAGCTATTGTAATAGGCGGTGGTAATATTTTCCGTGGCGTTGCTCCAGGAGCTCAGGGTATGGATCGTGCTACTGCTGATTATATGGGCATGATGGCTACTATCATGAATGCTCTTGCTTTACAGGATTCTCTTAAATGTTTCGGTATAGATGCTCGTGTACAATCTGCTTTAAATATAGATCAGGTAGTAGAGCCTTATATAAGACCTAAGGCTCTACGATACTTAGAAGAAGGAAAGGTGGTAATTTTTGCTGCAGGTACAGGCAATCCTTTTTTTACTACTGATACTGCAGCTGCATTACGTGGTGCCGAAATAGGTGCTGAAATTGTATTAAAAGCTACTAAAGTTGATGGTATATATAGTGCTGATCCAAAAAAAGATCCTACTGCTACCAGATATATGCACATATGTTTTGATGAAGTAATTGTACGTAGAATTGAGGTTATGGATGCAACCGCTTTTGCGCTCTGCCGTGATCAAAAATTACCGATAAATGTATTTTCTATATATAAATCTAGTGCCTTGAAACGTGTTGTGATAGGTGAGAATGAAGGCACATTGGTTCATCTTTAA
- the frr gene encoding ribosome recycling factor, protein MSTDEIRCFIESKMSKSIDVLVSNLAKIRTGRAHIGILDHISVDYYGSSTLINKIANVNLLDARNIQVVPYEKNMINIIEKAIRESDLGLNPISFGDSIKVPMPPLTEERRKSLVKVVKAEGEETKVAIRNIRREANDLLKKMVKDKEISEDEEKRSQDSIQKITDQKIILIGQIISKKETEVMAI, encoded by the coding sequence ATGAGTACAGATGAAATTCGTTGTTTTATTGAAAGCAAAATGTCTAAATCTATTGATGTGTTAGTGTCTAATTTAGCAAAAATTCGTACAGGTCGTGCTCATATTGGTATTCTAGATCATATTTCTGTTGACTATTATGGCTCTTCTACTTTAATAAATAAAATAGCTAACGTTAATCTATTAGATGCTAGGAATATACAGGTTGTGCCTTATGAAAAAAATATGATTAACATAATAGAAAAGGCTATAAGAGAATCTGATTTAGGACTTAACCCAATTTCATTCGGTGATAGTATTAAGGTACCTATGCCTCCGTTAACGGAAGAGCGTCGCAAAAGCTTGGTTAAGGTTGTAAAAGCTGAAGGTGAAGAAACAAAAGTAGCTATACGAAATATTCGACGTGAGGCTAATGATCTTCTAAAAAAAATGGTTAAAGATAAAGAAATATCAGAAGATGAAGAAAAAAGATCTCAAGATTCTATACAAAAAATAACAGATCAGAAAATAATATTAATAGGTCAAATAATATCTAAAAAAGAAACTGAGGTTATGGCCATATAG
- the uppS gene encoding polyprenyl diphosphate synthase — protein sequence MLINKHLPQHVAIVMDGNGRWANKRFLPRSSGHFKGVRSVGQIIDRVIQLDIRYLTLFAFSSENWRRPADEIEYLMNLFIKTLENEVDSLVDKGINLRIIGDITVFNNRLQNLINSVIYKTSNNNNLYLTIAANYGGRWDILQAIKKMLRKESDILDNIDCINEDILSRYLSMSWAPEPDLLIRTGGEIRISNFLIWQLAYTELYFTDICWPDFGSNELEEAFRWYRTRERRFGRTSAQLEKDLRQ from the coding sequence ATGTTGATTAATAAACATCTTCCGCAGCATGTTGCGATTGTTATGGATGGTAACGGTCGTTGGGCAAATAAAAGATTTCTACCAAGATCTTCAGGTCACTTTAAAGGGGTGCGTTCTGTTGGTCAAATCATAGATAGAGTTATTCAACTAGATATTCGGTATCTTACTTTGTTTGCATTCAGTTCAGAAAATTGGCGCAGACCTGCTGATGAAATCGAATATCTAATGAATTTATTTATAAAAACCTTAGAGAACGAAGTAGATAGTTTAGTAGATAAAGGGATAAATTTACGTATAATTGGAGATATTACTGTATTTAATAACCGACTTCAAAATTTAATAAATAGCGTTATTTATAAGACATCTAATAATAATAATCTTTATCTTACAATAGCAGCGAATTATGGCGGAAGATGGGATATATTACAGGCTATAAAGAAGATGTTAAGAAAAGAATCTGATATCTTAGATAATATAGATTGTATAAATGAAGATATTTTATCTCGCTATTTATCTATGTCTTGGGCTCCAGAACCAGATTTATTAATACGTACCGGTGGAGAAATACGTATATCCAATTTCTTGATATGGCAATTAGCTTATACAGAATTATATTTTACTGATATTTGTTGGCCTGATTTTGGTTCTAATGAATTGGAAGAAGCATTTCGATGGTATCGTACAAGGGAGCGTAGATTCGGAAGGACGAGTGCCCAACTAGAGAAAGATCTGAGGCAATAA
- a CDS encoding phosphatidate cytidylyltransferase, with amino-acid sequence MLKLRILTAIMLISIFALSLLSRHEEDFIILLSVIVSFVLWEWLMMSIPTYVSKKLHSSTNIFFAVLVSLASISASSIIKYKSIIYKTILVVNIIWLFLSFASVFFARVFSNAERLFISIFSVFLCFSAWFVIVFYYISYSSWFMISLLVFICSVDVFGYFIGRSIGKKKLAYKISPNKTIVGAVSGICASFIWFYISSFIDGSFSSILIDRWSLFLALLFSIVLSFIAIFGDLFESLLKRNSGIKDSSNLLPGHGGVYDRFDTIISVVPTAFLLSEVLF; translated from the coding sequence ATGCTGAAACTTAGAATTCTAACTGCGATAATGCTAATATCAATTTTTGCCTTATCTTTGTTATCAAGACATGAAGAGGACTTCATAATATTACTATCTGTTATAGTATCATTTGTTTTGTGGGAATGGCTCATGATGTCTATTCCTACTTATGTTTCAAAAAAATTGCATTCTAGTACCAATATTTTTTTTGCTGTGTTAGTATCATTAGCGTCTATAAGCGCAAGTAGTATTATCAAATATAAGAGCATTATATATAAGACAATATTAGTTGTTAACATAATCTGGTTATTTTTATCTTTTGCCTCTGTATTTTTTGCTAGAGTATTCTCTAATGCAGAGCGTTTATTTATATCTATCTTCTCTGTTTTTTTGTGTTTTTCAGCCTGGTTTGTTATAGTGTTCTACTATATTAGTTACAGCTCATGGTTTATGATATCTCTTTTAGTCTTTATATGTTCAGTAGATGTCTTTGGATATTTTATAGGAAGATCTATTGGAAAAAAGAAATTAGCGTATAAGATTAGTCCAAATAAAACCATTGTTGGAGCAGTGTCAGGTATCTGTGCTTCTTTTATATGGTTTTATATAAGCAGCTTCATTGACGGTAGCTTTTCAAGTATTCTAATAGATAGATGGTCATTATTTTTAGCATTATTATTTTCAATAGTATTATCTTTTATTGCCATATTCGGTGATTTATTCGAGTCTTTACTAAAAAGAAATTCAGGAATTAAAGACTCAAGTAATCTTCTACCTGGTCATGGTGGTGTCTATGATAGGTTTGATACGATAATTTCAGTTGTTCCTACGGCGTTTTTATTATCAGAGGTATTGTTTTGA
- the dxr gene encoding 1-deoxy-D-xylulose-5-phosphate reductoisomerase, with amino-acid sequence MSTSRRVFIFGSTGSIGKKALEVIDNFHEDIEVFGISAYSRIDCLVAQAIKYRVKVVIVPSTQSKELFYEKWTSDNPIPKLLVGSQSLVDIAYDNSYDTVIAAIVGIAGLPSALAAARAGKRILLANKEVLVVAGDLFMQYVSYYKAELIPIDSEHSAIFQCLYGNANSINFKKIENNVRRILLTASGGPFLEYSTDSLQDITPAKACLHPKWSMGRKISVDSSTMMNKGFEVIETYWLFNIPIRKIEVLVHPQSIIHSMVEYIDGSVIAQLSKPDMGIPISYALGFPERTKNEVGFIDFKDLMKLEFYQPDFVKFPCLSLAFDALKLGQAHCIVLNAANEVAVEAFLNDSIKYTSIPKIIEESINWYEKKTPYLLNNLDDILHLDMVSRSFAYKNLSSIMK; translated from the coding sequence TTGAGTACATCTCGTCGAGTTTTTATTTTTGGATCTACCGGATCAATTGGTAAAAAAGCCCTTGAGGTTATTGATAATTTTCATGAAGATATTGAGGTTTTTGGTATTAGTGCTTATAGCAGAATAGATTGTTTAGTTGCTCAGGCCATTAAATATAGGGTTAAAGTAGTTATTGTTCCCAGTACTCAATCTAAAGAACTTTTTTATGAAAAATGGACTAGTGATAATCCTATTCCTAAATTATTGGTTGGCTCTCAATCTCTTGTGGATATAGCCTATGACAACAGTTATGATACGGTCATCGCTGCAATTGTAGGCATAGCAGGACTTCCATCAGCTCTAGCTGCAGCTAGAGCTGGGAAGCGTATTTTATTGGCAAATAAGGAGGTCCTGGTAGTGGCAGGAGATCTTTTTATGCAATACGTTTCTTATTATAAAGCAGAACTAATTCCCATAGATAGTGAACACAGTGCTATTTTTCAATGTCTATACGGTAATGCAAATAGTATTAATTTTAAAAAAATAGAAAATAATGTTAGGCGTATACTATTAACAGCTTCGGGAGGTCCGTTCCTTGAATATAGTACAGATAGTTTGCAAGATATAACTCCTGCAAAAGCATGTTTGCATCCAAAATGGAGTATGGGTCGCAAGATATCTGTAGATTCATCAACTATGATGAACAAGGGATTTGAAGTTATTGAGACTTACTGGTTATTTAATATTCCTATAAGAAAAATTGAAGTATTGGTACACCCGCAAAGTATAATACATTCTATGGTTGAGTATATCGATGGTTCAGTGATAGCACAGTTAAGCAAACCTGATATGGGTATTCCTATATCTTATGCTTTGGGTTTTCCAGAGAGAACAAAAAATGAAGTTGGATTTATAGATTTCAAAGATCTTATGAAGCTTGAGTTTTACCAGCCTGATTTTGTGAAATTTCCATGTTTATCATTAGCTTTTGATGCGTTAAAATTAGGACAGGCACATTGTATCGTTTTAAATGCAGCGAATGAGGTAGCAGTAGAGGCCTTTCTTAACGATTCTATAAAATATACAAGTATTCCAAAAATAATAGAAGAATCTATAAATTGGTATGAGAAGAAAACTCCTTACTTATTAAATAATTTAGATGATATATTGCACTTAGATATGGTTTCTCGTAGTTTTGCTTATAAAAATTTGTCGTCTATTATGAAATAA
- the bamA gene encoding outer membrane protein assembly factor BamA — translation MSFFRLNILLIAFVVFLIPGISYSSSCFILHDIRIDGINKIDKSMIIEKLPFQIGEKISEKDLSRVVSDIYAMGFFDDVSIKIVNDIALISVKEMPIVRSVSFNGVNVFSKEHMLNMLNKFGITQGSFFNKDSLNNIKNEITLNYSTKGIHCIDISLDKTIVSDDLVDITFNINEGPIAKIRSINIIGNKSFSEKSLLKLFKSSPTNIFSWYTKNDVFIREILESDLNKLRIFYMDNGYANFKLHDQKIVFSFDKDMVDILITIDEGKLYKINNVKLLCNSYEFYKKTLDLINIKKGDIYSISNINNAIISIKEYLGSLGFALADINFLIETKEESLVDIVFSLDIGDIVYINKINITGNSYTLDKVIRRELRQFESSIYNYQKIKLSKEKLDRLGFFNKVSMEFNQFPDSNDLVDININVEEKPTGVFNVGFGYGSSDKIVFSAVVSDDNLFGNGSDLRLQLNRSRESSSATISYTDPYFLDKKIRSTAMLDYKINNQHGECNNCKIKSLKQGVILGIPVSESSSLSFGFSLENNNIISFNKLSSVYNRFLDQYGCNTKSININLGLSDDTLDSNIFPRSGSFKGAKLDFSFIDLKYVLVTANYQRYLLFADKYLLSVNGLIDYGVSYGSKDYPYIKNIYAGGIGSVRSYRASSVGPKDFLTGEYIGGSSRILANAQFYIPLPDSSIDKVLRPFIFIDAGRVFNKSIKKYNDSIDCGWRYSTGLGASWRSPVGMMQISYGMPLNRHMGDDIQYLQIQMGTSF, via the coding sequence ATGTCTTTCTTTAGATTAAATATATTATTAATAGCATTTGTTGTATTTTTAATTCCTGGGATCTCATATTCTTCTAGTTGTTTTATTTTACATGATATACGTATTGATGGAATTAATAAAATTGACAAGTCTATGATTATTGAAAAATTACCGTTTCAAATAGGAGAAAAGATATCAGAAAAAGATTTATCGAGAGTTGTAAGCGATATATATGCTATGGGGTTTTTTGATGATGTTTCTATTAAGATAGTAAATGATATTGCATTGATTAGTGTTAAAGAAATGCCTATTGTGCGCTCAGTGAGTTTTAATGGAGTTAATGTTTTTAGTAAAGAACATATGCTTAATATGTTAAATAAATTTGGTATTACTCAGGGATCTTTTTTTAACAAAGACTCTCTAAACAATATTAAAAATGAAATAACACTTAATTATTCTACGAAAGGTATACACTGTATAGATATATCTTTAGATAAAACCATTGTTTCTGATGATCTTGTTGATATAACTTTTAATATTAATGAGGGACCGATAGCAAAGATAAGAAGTATTAATATAATAGGTAATAAAAGTTTCTCAGAAAAATCACTACTAAAATTATTCAAATCGAGTCCTACAAATATATTTTCTTGGTATACAAAGAATGATGTATTTATAAGAGAAATTTTAGAATCTGATTTAAATAAATTACGTATTTTTTATATGGATAATGGTTATGCTAATTTTAAATTACATGATCAAAAAATTGTTTTTTCCTTTGATAAAGATATGGTTGATATATTGATCACTATAGATGAAGGAAAGTTATACAAAATTAATAATGTAAAATTGCTATGTAATTCATATGAATTTTATAAAAAAACTCTTGATTTAATAAATATTAAGAAAGGTGATATTTACTCTATATCTAATATAAATAATGCAATTATTTCAATAAAAGAATATTTGGGCAGTTTGGGATTTGCATTAGCTGATATAAATTTTTTAATAGAAACTAAAGAAGAATCTTTGGTTGATATTGTTTTTAGTTTGGATATTGGAGATATTGTTTATATTAACAAAATTAATATTACAGGTAATTCTTACACACTAGATAAAGTAATAAGAAGAGAGCTTCGTCAGTTTGAATCATCTATATATAATTATCAAAAAATTAAATTATCTAAAGAAAAGCTAGATAGATTAGGTTTTTTTAATAAGGTTTCGATGGAATTTAATCAATTCCCTGATTCGAATGATCTTGTTGATATAAATATAAATGTTGAAGAGAAGCCAACAGGCGTTTTTAACGTTGGCTTTGGATATGGATCCTCGGATAAGATTGTGTTTTCTGCTGTTGTAAGTGATGACAATCTATTTGGGAATGGCTCTGATCTAAGATTACAGTTAAATCGTAGCAGAGAAAGTAGCTCGGCTACAATATCATATACGGATCCTTATTTTCTAGATAAGAAAATTAGAAGTACTGCAATGCTTGACTATAAAATTAATAATCAGCATGGAGAATGTAATAATTGTAAGATTAAATCTTTGAAGCAAGGGGTGATTCTAGGGATCCCAGTTTCAGAGTCAAGTTCTTTATCCTTTGGTTTTTCGCTAGAGAATAATAATATTATTTCTTTTAACAAGTTATCATCAGTGTACAATAGGTTTTTAGATCAGTATGGTTGCAATACAAAATCAATTAATATAAATTTAGGGCTTTCAGATGACACTCTTGATAGTAATATTTTTCCTAGATCTGGATCGTTTAAAGGAGCAAAATTAGATTTTTCGTTTATTGATTTGAAGTATGTCCTTGTAACTGCTAATTATCAACGTTATCTACTATTTGCTGACAAGTATTTATTATCTGTTAATGGATTAATTGATTATGGAGTAAGTTACGGTAGTAAAGATTATCCGTATATAAAAAATATATATGCTGGTGGTATAGGTAGTGTTCGTAGCTATAGGGCTTCCTCTGTAGGTCCAAAGGATTTTCTTACTGGAGAATATATTGGAGGATCTAGTCGTATTTTAGCTAATGCTCAATTCTACATACCTCTTCCAGATAGTTCTATAGATAAGGTTTTAAGACCTTTTATCTTTATTGATGCTGGCAGGGTTTTTAATAAAAGCATTAAAAAATACAATGATTCTATTGATTGTGGGTGGCGTTATTCTACTGGTCTAGGGGCTTCATGGAGATCTCCTGTTGGTATGATGCAAATTTCTTATGGAATGCCTCTGAATAGACATATGGGTGATGATATACAGTATCTACAGATACAAATGGGAACTAGTTTTTAA
- a CDS encoding OmpH family outer membrane protein, which yields MFNFAFDKFSGYIINKLTFTTLFIFVFISITPFYSFAEEIKIGFVNTDRVLKESNPAKSSQKKIEIEFKKRDEELQKLSLSLRSQIEKFDKESLVISENDKIHLQRNLNNLDVDLQRKRREFQEDFNRRRNEEFSSVISMINESIKNIAEQDGFDLILQDAIAVNPRIDITDQVISSLNK from the coding sequence ATGTTTAACTTTGCGTTTGATAAATTTTCTGGATATATAATAAATAAACTGACTTTTACAACTCTTTTTATTTTTGTTTTTATTTCCATAACACCCTTTTATTCTTTTGCTGAAGAAATAAAAATAGGTTTTGTAAATACCGATCGTGTTTTAAAAGAGTCTAATCCTGCTAAGTCATCTCAAAAGAAAATTGAAATAGAATTTAAAAAAAGAGATGAGGAACTACAAAAACTAAGTTTAAGCTTGCGTTCTCAGATTGAGAAATTTGATAAGGAATCTTTGGTAATATCAGAGAATGATAAGATACATCTACAAAGAAACTTAAATAACCTTGATGTAGATTTGCAACGTAAGCGTCGTGAATTCCAAGAAGATTTTAATAGAAGAAGAAATGAAGAATTCTCTTCTGTGATTTCTATGATAAATGAGAGTATTAAGAATATTGCTGAGCAAGATGGTTTTGATCTGATATTACAGGACGCTATCGCGGTAAATCCTAGAATTGATATTACTGATCAAGTTATTAGTAGTTTAAATAAATAA
- the lpxD gene encoding UDP-3-O-(3-hydroxymyristoyl)glucosamine N-acyltransferase has translation MPTLLDKDQSINLEELLSLVDTSNINWQLRLTNTSVLIRGIANLSKAIVGDISFLNDISYIKYINNTNASAVIVSNKIYSEFLIKGIPVCNFIVCDNPYLLYARVSQWFNSKLSRNIDYSIHPSAIVSKDTIIADNVKIGPYCIINSGVIIGTGTRIGSRCVIDNNSEIGDNCLLYSGVTLYPNTIVGSRSCFHSGVVLGADGFGYALDKYDNTFVWNKIYQFGHVEIGNDVEIGANTTIDRGALDNTIIGNGVKLDNQIMIGHNVIIGDDTAIAACVGIAGSTKIGKRCTIAGAAMISGHLTIVDDVHISGATAIISNIMKSGRYTGIYPYSTHSEWQHNAPIISKLSKIRKLIKSFFKK, from the coding sequence ATGCCCACTTTATTAGATAAAGACCAATCTATAAATCTGGAAGAATTATTGTCTTTGGTTGACACATCTAACATAAATTGGCAATTAAGATTAACAAATACTTCTGTATTGATAAGAGGAATAGCCAATTTATCTAAAGCTATCGTAGGTGATATTTCTTTTTTAAATGATATTAGTTACATAAAGTATATAAATAATACCAATGCTTCAGCAGTTATTGTTAGCAACAAAATTTATTCAGAATTTTTAATAAAAGGTATTCCAGTTTGCAATTTTATTGTATGCGACAATCCATATTTATTATATGCGAGAGTATCTCAGTGGTTCAATAGTAAATTATCTAGAAATATAGACTATAGCATCCATCCCTCTGCCATAGTATCGAAAGATACAATTATAGCTGACAATGTAAAGATAGGGCCTTATTGTATAATCAACAGCGGTGTTATTATTGGAACAGGCACTAGAATAGGGTCTAGATGTGTTATAGATAACAACTCAGAGATAGGTGATAACTGCCTGTTATACTCCGGTGTCACGCTATATCCTAATACTATAGTTGGTTCTAGATCATGTTTCCATAGTGGAGTTGTATTAGGTGCTGATGGTTTTGGATATGCTTTAGATAAATATGACAATACTTTTGTTTGGAATAAAATATATCAATTTGGTCATGTTGAAATTGGTAATGATGTTGAAATAGGGGCTAATACTACTATAGATAGAGGGGCTTTAGATAATACTATTATCGGTAATGGTGTGAAACTAGATAATCAGATCATGATAGGGCATAACGTGATAATAGGTGATGATACAGCTATAGCTGCTTGCGTTGGTATAGCTGGATCAACCAAGATAGGAAAAAGATGCACTATAGCTGGAGCTGCTATGATTTCTGGTCACTTAACTATTGTGGATGATGTTCACATATCTGGAGCTACTGCAATTATATCAAATATTATGAAGTCTGGTCGCTATACAGGTATTTATCCATACTCTACCCATTCTGAATGGCAGCATAATGCTCCTATTATTTCAAAATTATCAAAAATAAGAAAACTCATTAAATCATTTTTTAAGAAATGA
- the fabZ gene encoding 3-hydroxyacyl-ACP dehydratase FabZ encodes MELNIQDIMKRLPHRYPMLLVDRVIEMIPGKSIVAIKNVSINEPFFNGHFPHFPVMPGVLIVEALAQSAALFSFIDDGNLGKIDINTAYYLVGIDETRFRRPVVPGDQLRLEVDAERLSRSICKYKARALVDSKIVAETKLMCAIRKLDN; translated from the coding sequence ATGGAATTAAACATACAAGATATAATGAAACGCTTACCACATCGTTACCCCATGTTGTTAGTCGATCGTGTAATCGAGATGATTCCAGGAAAATCCATAGTAGCTATTAAAAATGTGTCAATCAATGAACCTTTTTTTAATGGCCATTTCCCACATTTTCCTGTTATGCCAGGAGTTTTAATCGTAGAGGCATTGGCACAATCAGCAGCTTTATTTTCTTTTATTGACGATGGAAATCTTGGGAAAATTGATATAAATACAGCCTATTATTTAGTAGGTATTGATGAAACTCGTTTTAGACGCCCAGTTGTTCCAGGTGATCAGTTACGTTTAGAAGTAGATGCTGAACGTTTAAGTCGTTCTATTTGTAAATACAAAGCACGCGCTCTGGTAGATTCTAAAATTGTAGCTGAAACTAAATTAATGTGTGCAATTCGTAAACTTGACAATTAA
- the lpxA gene encoding acyl-ACP--UDP-N-acetylglucosamine O-acyltransferase: MNRNIHPTAIVDVSANIDSSVVVGPYTVIGPNVSIDSGTIVGDHCVIDGNTTIGKDNVLYRFCSIGGVPQDKKYKKESTELIIGDRNTIREFTTFNIGTAQDRSRTTIGNDNWIMAYVHIAHDCFIGNNITLANSVQLGGHVNIGNWATIGGLTGIHQFSKIGAYVMVGGNSSLIQDVPPFVLCAGNPSRPVGINIEGLKRRNFSEDLILEIKKAYKTIYRQGLSLIEAKSRLQSFYENSTEYSLYLKIILDFLNNSNRGIIR, translated from the coding sequence ATGAATAGAAATATACACCCTACTGCTATTGTAGATGTTTCAGCTAATATCGATAGTTCTGTTGTTGTAGGACCATATACAGTAATAGGACCTAATGTTAGCATAGATTCTGGAACAATAGTAGGGGATCATTGTGTTATTGATGGAAATACTACCATAGGAAAAGATAATGTATTGTACCGATTCTGTTCAATTGGAGGAGTTCCTCAAGACAAAAAATATAAAAAAGAATCTACAGAACTAATAATAGGCGATCGTAACACAATAAGAGAATTTACAACTTTTAATATTGGTACTGCTCAAGATAGATCTAGGACTACTATTGGTAATGATAATTGGATAATGGCCTATGTTCATATTGCTCATGATTGTTTTATTGGAAATAATATAACGTTAGCAAATTCAGTACAATTAGGAGGCCATGTAAATATAGGCAATTGGGCAACAATAGGTGGATTAACAGGCATTCATCAGTTTTCTAAGATAGGGGCTTATGTTATGGTGGGTGGTAATAGTTCTTTGATTCAGGATGTTCCACCATTTGTGCTATGTGCTGGAAATCCGTCTCGACCTGTTGGTATAAATATAGAAGGATTAAAACGTAGAAATTTTTCAGAAGATTTAATACTTGAGATCAAAAAAGCATATAAAACAATTTATCGTCAGGGTTTGTCTTTAATTGAAGCCAAATCAAGGTTACAGTCATTTTATGAAAATTCTACAGAATACTCTCTTTATTTAAAGATAATTTTAGATTTTTTGAATAATTCAAATAGAGGTATTATTAGGTAA
- the lpxB gene encoding lipid-A-disaccharide synthase — MILRVGIVTGEPSGDLLASRIFRDMHKYINNVSYDGIGGKNLKDLGFKTVFPMENLSIFGYFDAFIRFPKIYYIYRSLINRWIKDPISIFLGIDLPDFNLRVENILKRSGIPTVHFVSPSIWAWRYNRINQIREAVSHMLVVFPFEECIYKKEGIPVTYVGHPLASEIPLKPNKNEARKILNINASKNVLAILPGSRSSEIKYLTPRFLETARLLHKKDNKLEFIVPMVDELRRLEFEKILQKFSVPNIRCLSDRDISEHSAGKPISWYAIEASDAVLLASGTATLESALFKKPMVISYVLSPLNKKIMSWKAGQKHPYTPWVGLPNILASDFLVPELLQEEASPENLCKATWKALTDENYRNKVISNFIFIHHQLKRDTPKLISETILDLLNK; from the coding sequence ATGATTCTTAGAGTTGGTATTGTGACCGGTGAGCCTTCTGGAGATTTATTAGCTAGTCGTATATTTAGAGATATGCACAAATACATTAATAATGTTTCTTATGATGGCATCGGTGGTAAAAATTTAAAAGATTTAGGATTTAAAACAGTTTTTCCAATGGAAAATTTATCTATTTTTGGGTATTTTGATGCTTTTATAAGATTTCCTAAAATATATTATATATATAGAAGTCTAATAAACAGATGGATTAAAGATCCTATCTCTATTTTTCTTGGTATTGATTTGCCTGATTTTAATCTAAGAGTAGAAAACATACTTAAGAGATCAGGTATTCCTACGGTACATTTCGTAAGCCCATCTATATGGGCATGGCGTTATAATCGAATAAATCAAATTCGTGAAGCAGTATCGCACATGTTAGTAGTCTTTCCTTTTGAAGAATGTATTTATAAGAAAGAAGGTATCCCTGTAACTTATGTAGGTCATCCTTTAGCTTCAGAAATTCCTCTAAAACCAAATAAAAATGAAGCTAGGAAAATTTTGAATATTAATGCTAGTAAAAATGTTTTAGCAATATTGCCAGGTAGCAGATCATCAGAGATAAAATATCTAACCCCTAGATTTCTAGAAACAGCTAGATTGTTACATAAAAAAGATAATAAATTGGAATTTATAGTACCAATGGTAGATGAATTAAGAAGATTAGAATTTGAAAAGATTTTACAGAAATTCTCGGTACCCAATATAAGATGCCTGAGTGATAGAGATATAAGTGAACATTCTGCAGGAAAGCCTATATCTTGGTATGCTATTGAAGCTAGTGATGCGGTTTTGTTAGCAAGTGGAACAGCAACATTAGAGAGTGCTCTATTTAAAAAGCCCATGGTTATTTCTTATGTCTTGTCACCACTAAACAAGAAAATAATGTCATGGAAAGCAGGTCAGAAGCATCCTTATACCCCATGGGTTGGATTGCCTAATATTTTAGCTAGTGATTTTTTAGTACCAGAATTACTACAGGAAGAGGCTAGCCCTGAAAATTTATGTAAAGCTACTTGGAAAGCATTAACAGACGAGAATTATCGTAATAAAGTTATTAGTAATTTTATTTTTATCCATCATCAGTTAAAAAGAGATACTCCGAAATTAATATCAGAAACTATATTAGATCTTTTAAATAAATGA